The following proteins are co-located in the Paludibaculum fermentans genome:
- the araD1 gene encoding AraD1 family protein, with translation MRLVQLESGGGRCVALVEGNHLQVLRGFASVYELAQAAIGRGMRLGALAAESVSGRTEDYDAVYAGRSDWRLLPAGDHPTEPARCLVSGTGLTHLASASRRDAMHANTAQLTDSMRMYLWGEEGGRPTAGQAGVAPEWFYKGNGTILRAHNQPLLVPRFGEDGGEEPEIAGVYLIDAEGVPRRLGLTMGNEFSDHKHERRNYLYLASSKLRTCSIGPELVVDAEFGAVAGQVSILRGDQVLWRHDIGSGEARMSHTLANLEHHHFKYEQHRRPGDVHIHYFGADAFSFGDGLELAEGDVMQVQFEGFGRPLRNPVHIDRSPDALVAVMPC, from the coding sequence ATTCGACTGGTGCAATTGGAATCGGGCGGCGGCCGTTGTGTCGCGCTGGTGGAGGGAAACCACCTTCAGGTATTGCGGGGCTTCGCCTCGGTCTACGAACTGGCCCAGGCCGCCATCGGGCGCGGAATGCGGCTGGGCGCGCTGGCTGCGGAGAGCGTCTCCGGGCGGACTGAAGACTATGATGCCGTTTACGCTGGGCGCTCGGACTGGCGGTTGCTGCCCGCGGGCGATCATCCCACGGAACCGGCGCGCTGCCTGGTTTCGGGGACTGGACTGACGCACCTGGCGAGCGCGAGCCGCCGGGATGCGATGCACGCAAATACGGCGCAACTCACCGACAGCATGCGCATGTATCTGTGGGGCGAGGAGGGTGGACGGCCAACAGCGGGTCAAGCGGGCGTGGCTCCGGAGTGGTTCTACAAAGGCAATGGCACCATTCTCAGGGCGCACAACCAGCCGCTGCTGGTGCCGCGATTTGGCGAGGATGGCGGCGAAGAGCCGGAAATCGCGGGTGTCTATCTCATCGATGCGGAGGGTGTGCCCCGCCGGCTCGGTCTGACGATGGGCAACGAATTCTCCGATCACAAGCATGAGCGGCGCAACTATCTGTACCTCGCTTCGTCGAAGCTGCGGACCTGTTCCATCGGGCCGGAACTGGTGGTGGATGCTGAATTTGGAGCGGTGGCGGGTCAGGTGTCGATTCTGCGCGGGGATCAAGTTTTGTGGCGGCACGACATCGGCTCGGGTGAGGCGCGGATGTCGCACACGCTGGCTAACCTGGAGCACCATCACTTCAAGTACGAGCAACATCGCCGGCCGGGCGACGTGCATATCCATTATTTCGGAGCGGATGCCTTCAGCTTTGGCGATGGCCTTGAACTGGCGGAGGGCGACGTGATGCAGGTTCAATTTGAGGGATTCGGGCGGCCGTTGCGAAATCCGGTTCACATCGACCGGTCCCCGGACGCACTGGTGGCGGTAATGCCTTGCTAG
- a CDS encoding tetratricopeptide repeat protein yields MSKLLPLLVLSSLLFAQRQPLDQAWDLIAKGDRAGATRILEAVLKSTPANADAHLMLGSLLAEEGKPAEALEHLRQGVKLRPQSAEAHHALGEALKNFGQPEPARVEFLRAVTLNPNFAQARIDLGLVLLESNDFKGAAVHLDRAIVLLGRKPDSAFPRYLRAKIHTENTETQKAAALLQEAVALQPQFAEAWSDLGQTRKTLLDEPGALAAFQKSVAIDSENAIAQLRLGSEYLRQGHPHEAVAPLKIADRLKPNDQATLNSLQLALRQDGQAEEAQRVKQRLTEVLHGIDGESQNAFNALRLNNEGAELEKSGKLPEAVSKYQAAVALDPSHVGIRVNYAVAALRLGRWVEGLDQLREALKLAPGDPKITAALNDALEQAPVEFGGQGKARSARKPAKP; encoded by the coding sequence ATGTCGAAACTGCTTCCACTTCTGGTCCTCTCCTCGCTGCTGTTCGCGCAGCGCCAGCCGCTGGATCAGGCCTGGGATCTCATCGCCAAAGGCGACAGGGCCGGCGCCACCCGTATCCTCGAAGCAGTTCTGAAGTCGACCCCCGCCAATGCGGACGCCCACCTGATGCTAGGCAGCCTGCTCGCTGAGGAGGGCAAGCCGGCTGAAGCGCTCGAGCATCTCCGGCAGGGGGTGAAACTCCGGCCCCAATCCGCGGAAGCCCATCATGCCCTGGGCGAGGCGCTGAAGAACTTCGGCCAGCCGGAACCAGCGCGGGTCGAGTTTCTGCGGGCCGTCACGCTCAACCCCAACTTCGCCCAGGCCCGCATCGACCTCGGCCTTGTCTTATTGGAGTCCAACGACTTCAAGGGCGCCGCGGTCCACCTCGACCGGGCGATCGTGCTGCTGGGCCGTAAGCCCGATTCCGCCTTCCCTCGCTACCTGCGCGCCAAGATCCACACCGAGAACACCGAGACGCAGAAAGCCGCGGCGCTGCTGCAGGAGGCGGTCGCCCTGCAGCCGCAATTCGCTGAAGCGTGGTCCGACCTCGGCCAGACCCGCAAGACGCTGCTGGACGAGCCCGGCGCCCTGGCTGCCTTCCAGAAATCTGTCGCCATCGACTCGGAGAACGCGATCGCCCAGCTCCGCCTCGGCTCAGAGTACCTGCGGCAAGGCCACCCGCACGAAGCGGTCGCGCCTCTTAAAATAGCTGACCGGCTCAAGCCGAACGACCAGGCGACCTTGAACAGCTTGCAACTGGCCCTGCGCCAGGACGGCCAGGCCGAAGAAGCCCAGCGCGTCAAGCAGCGCCTGACCGAGGTGCTGCACGGCATCGACGGGGAGAGCCAGAACGCCTTCAATGCGCTGCGCCTCAACAATGAGGGCGCCGAGCTGGAAAAGTCCGGAAAGCTTCCCGAAGCAGTGAGCAAGTACCAGGCGGCGGTGGCCCTGGACCCCAGCCACGTCGGCATTCGCGTCAACTACGCGGTCGCTGCGCTCCGCCTGGGACGCTGGGTGGAAGGGCTCGACCAGTTGCGCGAGGCGTTGAAACTAGCGCCCGGAGATCCAAAAATCACAGCCGCCCTGAACGACGCTCTCGAGCAGGCGCCTGTGGAGTTCGGTGGCCAGGGCAAAGCCAGGTCGGCCCGCAAGCCCGCCAAACCGTAG
- a CDS encoding CRTAC1 family protein, producing MASLTRRAALSLLSLSASNVRAQIQGMASRGVKASPRRKPSGLPFPARFTDVAPQAGLTHITVAGHRDRADYIVEVMSAGCAFFDYDNDGWLDILVLCGSRTADPPPAASNRLYRNNRNGTFTDVTEKAGLLRTGYAQGVTVGDYNNDGFEDLFLTYYGQNVLYRNNGDGTFTDVTKEAGLLSPTPRFGSGCAFVDYNRDGRLDLFVANYLEFDMKTVPRPTDTGACNYMNVAVNCGPRGLPYGHHLLYRNNGDGTFTDVTAEAGISKVAGGFGLTVVAADFDNDGWPDIYVACDSTPSLLFRNNHDGTFTEQGLDCGAALSEDGMEQAGMGLGIGDYNLDGHLDILKMHFREDTPALYQNDGKGNFRDVTLKAGLGVETQYVSWGTGLVDFDNDGLPDIFWVTGSIYPEVEKKFPNVPLKTPRVLFRNLGQGQFEELFAEAGPGVAALHASRGCAFGDFDNDGDMDILIVNQNEPPSLLRNDVTSGHHWLKVKLTGVKSNRSAIGARVTARYGGKVQVQEVLSQSSYLSVNDTRLHFGLGPAQTVDLEIRWPLGLVEKLAAVPCDQLIHVTEGSGITRTQKFKQG from the coding sequence ATGGCCTCTCTCACCCGCCGGGCCGCCTTGAGCCTGCTCTCGCTGTCCGCCTCCAATGTACGCGCCCAGATCCAGGGCATGGCCTCCCGCGGCGTCAAAGCCTCGCCGCGGCGGAAACCCTCCGGCCTCCCCTTCCCTGCCCGATTTACTGACGTTGCACCCCAGGCCGGACTCACGCACATCACCGTCGCGGGCCACCGCGACCGCGCCGACTATATTGTGGAGGTGATGAGCGCCGGCTGCGCGTTTTTCGACTACGACAACGATGGTTGGCTCGACATCCTGGTCCTTTGCGGATCCCGAACCGCAGACCCGCCGCCAGCCGCCTCCAATCGCCTCTACAGGAACAACCGCAACGGCACCTTCACCGATGTCACCGAGAAGGCCGGTCTGCTGCGCACAGGCTACGCGCAAGGCGTCACTGTCGGCGACTACAACAACGATGGCTTCGAGGATCTCTTCCTCACCTACTACGGCCAGAATGTCCTCTACCGCAACAATGGGGACGGCACGTTCACGGATGTCACAAAGGAAGCCGGGCTGCTGAGCCCCACGCCCCGCTTCGGCTCGGGCTGCGCCTTTGTCGACTATAACCGGGACGGCCGCCTGGACCTCTTTGTCGCCAACTACCTCGAATTCGACATGAAGACCGTGCCGCGCCCCACCGACACCGGCGCCTGCAACTACATGAATGTTGCCGTGAACTGCGGCCCTCGAGGGCTGCCTTATGGCCATCACCTGCTCTATCGCAACAACGGCGACGGCACGTTCACAGACGTCACAGCGGAGGCCGGAATCTCGAAGGTGGCCGGGGGCTTCGGCCTGACCGTGGTCGCGGCGGACTTCGACAACGACGGCTGGCCCGACATCTACGTCGCCTGCGACTCCACGCCCAGCCTGCTGTTCCGCAACAACCACGACGGCACCTTCACCGAACAGGGCCTCGACTGCGGAGCCGCCCTCAGCGAGGACGGCATGGAACAGGCCGGCATGGGCCTCGGCATCGGCGACTACAACCTGGACGGCCATCTCGACATCCTCAAGATGCACTTTCGCGAGGACACGCCCGCTCTTTACCAGAACGACGGCAAGGGCAACTTCCGCGATGTCACGCTGAAAGCCGGACTTGGTGTCGAGACGCAATACGTCAGTTGGGGCACGGGCCTGGTCGACTTCGACAACGACGGCCTGCCCGACATTTTCTGGGTGACCGGCAGCATCTATCCCGAAGTCGAAAAGAAGTTCCCGAACGTACCGCTGAAGACCCCGCGAGTCCTCTTCCGCAACCTCGGCCAGGGCCAGTTCGAGGAACTCTTCGCGGAAGCGGGACCCGGGGTCGCCGCCCTTCACGCCAGCCGCGGCTGCGCTTTCGGGGATTTCGACAACGACGGCGACATGGACATCCTGATCGTCAATCAGAACGAGCCGCCGTCCCTGCTTCGCAACGACGTCACCAGCGGCCATCATTGGTTGAAGGTGAAGCTGACGGGCGTGAAGTCGAACCGCAGCGCGATCGGAGCCCGGGTGACGGCCCGCTATGGAGGCAAGGTCCAGGTGCAGGAGGTGCTGAGCCAATCGTCCTACCTGTCTGTGAATGACACGAGGCTTCATTTCGGACTCGGCCCGGCGCAGACCGTGGACCTTGAGATTCGCTGGCCGCTCGGCCTCGTAGAGAAGCTCGCCGCCGTGCCCTGCGACCAACTGATCCACGTCACCGAGGGCTCAGGCATCACTCGTACCCAGAAGTTCAAGCAAGGCTGA
- a CDS encoding carboxypeptidase-like regulatory domain-containing protein: protein MRLHRSAIRIATAFLLISILCFSAFAQSYRGRVQGVVTDQTQAVIAGASVTLLNVATGVKATRKTSDTGLYLFDLVDPGTYTISVEAAGFGKYSQENITVQMRGDVTIDASLKPGAVQESITVSETPVAVQFNSSNKDFTLDSKLTADIPRIDRNPFKLTLLAPSAVNTRGEMAPYHSWAANSVDLGGGTNLKNDLQVDGSPIGMGQKNSYPPNTDAVQEVVVSQNSVDAESGHSAGGLISMTLKSGTNEYHGTGFYLGRYPWLNAEADRTRFTKNATRQHMLGGTLGNAIIKNKLFNFFSLEYWKVGYPSSYTTTVPTALERGGDFSKSLNIDGGLRTVFDPYTTVQNAAGVVTRTPFAGNVIPKSRFDPLASSLMGNFWDANSGGDNITGVNNFKAGYVENYTYYNFSDRVDYNINDKWKVYGRFGRYHTDDLSPNATPNQSQLYTPTGTLRAAHQLSGDAIWTATPTTVVNFHGDWHKVIDAYVSTSMGSEGWGKLWPGNSWYKTYMDASPGVPVYFPGLNIGGNGFGGRGFYWDQRPEGMAYSAKIAQQRGSHYLKAGVETRRGYGVSFVGNTSNFYFPANVTAETYNNPDTKHYGNGFATFLLGSLDGSSQMIGGPAPDPHVQFWGMYFQDDWKVSRRLTLNLGLRNEYESAWSDPNHFMSQGLDMSAPVPEMVASPAAMPASALALVGNNYYQNKGQWLWTSSDHPGMWDAPKLALAPRAGAAFKIDDLTVLRVGYARYVIPTEMNLSQAPVSGFETVSFLEPPYFGVKGYQNTAGLLQGIPQQTISDPYPASNPLLPINGKAYGTNLGRGGTSLLWYPRKFEKAYNDRFNVNFQRQMPGQVMVSATYFLNLGNQHYTKALNNWDPRIQVAQQGAINVNVDNPFYNYLTPTLFPGSLRNQKTVTLSSLLAPYPQYGGLYEVGTRGAAERYHSLELKAQKAYSHGYHFLFAYVFIREKTEQLFNELDTFTNSLTYQNSNQPRHRVTMAGSYDLPFGKGKPFLGESKIGNYIAGGWKLTGISTYSTGAILRFGKMNYNGTDPTISNPGMNKWFNTSAFSAIPSGTYVIRANPLQFDNLTGPAYYMLDATLTKDVNITERVRVQLKMAAYNAINRLNLGNPNTDVTSSQFGQALYQGTPAAQFGPQTQELGNVSGRQVEVGLKIIF from the coding sequence ATGAGATTGCACCGATCTGCGATCCGCATCGCAACAGCGTTCCTGTTGATTTCAATCCTTTGTTTTAGCGCCTTTGCCCAGAGCTATCGCGGCCGAGTCCAAGGCGTAGTGACCGATCAGACCCAGGCTGTCATCGCGGGTGCCAGCGTTACCCTGCTGAATGTCGCCACCGGCGTCAAGGCAACTCGCAAAACCAGCGATACAGGTCTTTATCTCTTTGATTTAGTGGATCCTGGCACCTACACGATCTCCGTCGAAGCGGCTGGCTTCGGCAAATACAGCCAGGAAAACATCACGGTCCAGATGCGCGGCGACGTGACTATCGACGCCAGCCTCAAGCCCGGCGCCGTCCAGGAGAGCATCACAGTCTCGGAAACACCCGTGGCCGTCCAGTTTAACTCCAGTAACAAGGACTTCACGCTGGACTCTAAGCTGACCGCGGACATCCCCCGTATCGACCGCAACCCATTCAAGTTAACCCTCCTCGCTCCCTCGGCCGTTAACACACGCGGTGAGATGGCCCCCTATCACTCCTGGGCCGCGAACAGCGTCGACCTCGGCGGCGGCACGAACCTGAAGAATGACCTCCAGGTCGACGGCAGCCCCATCGGCATGGGGCAGAAGAACAGCTATCCCCCGAACACCGACGCGGTGCAGGAAGTCGTCGTCTCGCAGAACAGCGTGGACGCGGAATCCGGCCACAGCGCCGGCGGCCTCATCTCCATGACGCTGAAGTCGGGCACCAACGAGTATCACGGCACTGGTTTCTACCTGGGCCGCTACCCTTGGCTGAACGCGGAAGCAGACCGCACCCGTTTCACCAAGAACGCCACCCGCCAGCACATGCTGGGCGGCACGCTCGGCAACGCGATCATTAAGAACAAGTTGTTCAACTTCTTCTCTCTCGAGTATTGGAAGGTCGGCTACCCCAGCAGCTACACCACCACTGTCCCGACGGCATTGGAACGCGGCGGCGACTTCTCCAAATCGCTCAATATCGACGGCGGCCTGCGTACCGTTTTCGATCCCTACACCACGGTCCAGAATGCAGCGGGTGTCGTGACCCGCACGCCCTTCGCCGGCAACGTCATCCCCAAAAGCCGCTTCGACCCCCTGGCCTCCAGCCTGATGGGCAACTTCTGGGATGCGAACAGCGGTGGTGACAACATCACTGGTGTCAACAACTTCAAGGCCGGCTACGTCGAGAACTACACGTATTACAACTTCTCTGACCGCGTCGACTACAACATCAACGACAAGTGGAAGGTCTATGGCCGCTTCGGCCGGTATCACACCGACGACCTTTCGCCGAACGCCACCCCGAACCAGTCGCAGCTCTATACCCCCACCGGCACACTGAGAGCCGCTCATCAGCTCTCCGGCGACGCCATCTGGACCGCTACCCCAACCACCGTGGTCAACTTCCACGGCGACTGGCACAAGGTAATTGACGCCTACGTCTCCACGAGCATGGGTTCGGAAGGCTGGGGCAAGCTCTGGCCCGGCAACTCCTGGTACAAGACCTATATGGACGCCTCCCCCGGAGTGCCCGTCTACTTCCCCGGCCTGAACATCGGCGGCAACGGCTTCGGCGGCCGCGGCTTCTATTGGGATCAGCGCCCCGAAGGCATGGCGTACAGCGCCAAGATCGCCCAGCAGCGCGGCTCTCACTACCTGAAGGCCGGCGTCGAAACCCGTCGCGGTTATGGCGTGTCGTTCGTGGGCAACACCTCGAACTTCTACTTCCCGGCCAACGTCACGGCTGAGACCTATAACAACCCGGACACCAAGCACTATGGCAACGGCTTTGCTACTTTCCTGCTTGGCTCACTGGACGGCTCCTCCCAGATGATCGGCGGTCCCGCCCCCGATCCGCATGTCCAGTTCTGGGGCATGTACTTCCAGGATGACTGGAAGGTCAGCCGCCGCCTCACCCTCAACCTTGGCCTCCGCAATGAGTACGAGTCTGCCTGGTCGGACCCGAATCACTTCATGTCGCAGGGCCTGGACATGTCAGCTCCCGTACCGGAAATGGTAGCCAGCCCGGCCGCCATGCCGGCCTCCGCTCTCGCCCTGGTGGGGAATAACTACTACCAGAACAAAGGCCAGTGGCTCTGGACCTCCAGCGATCATCCCGGCATGTGGGATGCACCGAAGCTCGCCCTCGCACCTCGCGCCGGCGCCGCCTTCAAGATCGACGACCTCACCGTACTTCGTGTCGGCTACGCCCGCTACGTCATCCCGACGGAAATGAACCTCAGCCAGGCTCCCGTGTCCGGCTTTGAAACGGTCAGCTTCCTGGAGCCGCCTTACTTCGGCGTCAAGGGCTACCAGAATACGGCCGGCCTGCTGCAGGGCATCCCGCAGCAGACGATTTCCGATCCCTATCCGGCCAGCAACCCCTTGCTGCCGATCAACGGTAAAGCATATGGCACCAACCTGGGCCGTGGCGGCACGTCATTGCTCTGGTACCCCCGGAAGTTCGAAAAGGCCTACAACGACCGTTTCAACGTCAACTTCCAGCGCCAGATGCCTGGTCAGGTCATGGTTTCGGCCACCTACTTCCTGAACCTTGGCAACCAGCACTACACCAAGGCTCTCAACAATTGGGATCCCCGCATCCAGGTCGCCCAGCAGGGCGCTATCAACGTGAACGTGGACAACCCGTTCTACAACTACCTCACGCCGACCCTCTTCCCGGGTTCGCTCCGGAATCAGAAGACTGTGACACTGTCCAGCCTCCTCGCGCCCTACCCGCAGTACGGCGGGCTCTACGAAGTGGGCACGCGCGGCGCAGCCGAACGTTATCACTCCCTCGAACTGAAGGCCCAGAAAGCTTACAGCCACGGCTACCACTTCCTGTTCGCCTATGTGTTCATTCGTGAAAAGACCGAGCAGCTGTTCAATGAACTCGACACATTCACAAACAGCCTGACTTACCAGAACAGCAATCAGCCGCGCCATCGCGTCACGATGGCCGGCAGCTATGACCTGCCTTTCGGCAAGGGCAAGCCCTTCCTGGGCGAGAGCAAGATCGGCAACTACATCGCAGGCGGCTGGAAGTTGACGGGCATCTCCACCTACTCCACCGGCGCCATCCTGCGCTTCGGCAAGATGAACTACAACGGCACGGATCCGACGATCTCGAATCCGGGCATGAACAAGTGGTTCAATACCTCGGCCTTCTCAGCGATTCCGTCCGGCACCTACGTGATCCGGGCCAATCCGCTGCAGTTCGACAACCTCACCGGTCCCGCGTACTACATGTTGGACGCCACCCTCACCAAGGACGTCAACATCACTGAGCGCGTCCGTGTGCAGCTCAAGATGGCCGCCTATAACGCCATCAACCGCCTGAACCTCGGCAACCCCAACACGGATGTCACCAGCTCGCAGTTTGGCCAGGCTCTGTACCAAGGCACCCCCGCGGCACAGTTCGGACCCCAGACCCAGGAACTCGGCAACGTGTCCGGCCGCCAGGTGGAAGTCGGCTTGAAGATCATCTTCTAG
- a CDS encoding helix-turn-helix domain-containing protein: MSESHSMLVAANEKQLAGDARWALALRVASSKGFAKAAHLRELLLYLVKRTLTAPGVEITEQEIGCQVLGRRQDYDTQSDNIVRVQIRHLRQKLEEYFATEGGTEPLVLTVPKGSRVPHFEIRSEPEVKTVHSDPAVVVETAPARSLRSRIPRFVQVALPGSVLVLAAFLIGRVSVRQDAANQALANPGSNSPLWSRLFTPAELTTIVIADSSFALLQDTLRSALTLDEYTKGGLRKLIEAEPDERLKTILRDMSTRQHTSLADATISSKLRVIGKQAGGRVTVRYSRHMGVRDFAAGNFIIIGSKRGVPWVELFEQDLNFRLKHIGPDWRFGFANLNPQAGESASYSTMVPPNTPTESYATVAFVPNTARTGDVLLLDGLMMEATEAAGEFCMGGGLNRLLAEKLHFTTSDKLPYFEVLLKIRVVSGAPHNVEVVAWRRPAIL; this comes from the coding sequence ATGAGCGAAAGTCACTCCATGCTGGTGGCGGCTAACGAAAAGCAACTCGCAGGCGATGCTCGCTGGGCTCTGGCCCTGCGGGTTGCGAGCAGCAAAGGGTTCGCGAAAGCGGCCCACCTGCGGGAACTGCTGCTCTACCTGGTGAAGCGCACCCTCACGGCGCCCGGTGTCGAAATTACCGAGCAGGAAATTGGCTGCCAGGTGCTGGGGCGCCGGCAGGATTACGATACCCAATCGGACAATATAGTAAGGGTTCAAATCCGCCACCTTCGGCAGAAATTGGAAGAGTATTTCGCGACCGAAGGCGGCACCGAGCCGCTGGTGCTCACGGTGCCCAAAGGCAGCCGGGTTCCCCACTTCGAGATACGTTCGGAACCCGAAGTAAAGACAGTCCATTCCGATCCCGCGGTGGTGGTGGAGACGGCGCCGGCCAGAAGCCTGCGATCCCGCATCCCACGGTTCGTCCAGGTGGCGTTGCCAGGGTCTGTACTGGTGCTTGCGGCCTTCCTGATAGGGCGGGTTTCGGTCCGTCAGGATGCCGCGAACCAGGCCCTGGCAAATCCAGGCTCCAACAGTCCGCTGTGGAGCCGCCTGTTTACCCCAGCCGAACTGACGACCATCGTGATCGCCGACAGCAGCTTCGCCCTGCTTCAGGACACGCTGCGCAGTGCTTTGACTCTGGACGAGTACACAAAGGGTGGATTACGGAAGCTGATCGAGGCGGAGCCGGACGAGCGGCTCAAGACTATACTGCGGGATATGTCGACCCGGCAGCACACCAGCCTCGCGGACGCCACAATCTCCAGCAAGCTAAGGGTGATCGGGAAGCAGGCCGGCGGCAGGGTTACCGTGCGTTACTCCCGCCACATGGGCGTGAGGGACTTTGCAGCGGGTAACTTCATTATCATTGGTAGCAAGCGCGGAGTGCCGTGGGTGGAGCTGTTCGAGCAGGATCTCAATTTCCGCCTGAAGCACATTGGACCGGATTGGCGGTTCGGGTTCGCCAACCTGAACCCGCAGGCTGGCGAAAGTGCCAGCTACTCCACCATGGTGCCCCCCAACACGCCCACTGAAAGCTACGCGACGGTCGCCTTTGTTCCGAATACGGCTCGGACAGGTGATGTGCTGCTGCTCGACGGGCTGATGATGGAAGCGACCGAGGCCGCCGGCGAGTTCTGCATGGGCGGCGGTCTGAACAGACTGCTGGCTGAGAAACTGCACTTCACTACGAGCGACAAGCTTCCGTACTTTGAGGTCCTGCTTAAGATCCGGGTCGTCTCCGGCGCGCCGCACAACGTGGAAGTCGTGGCCTGGCGCCGGCCGGCGATCCTTTAA